The Nostoc sp. PCC 7524 nucleotide sequence TGATATTCCTTGGTATCGTGGCGATGATTGGACTTTCCTTAAAGGTGCAATCTCTAGCATTGACCGCAATTATGGTTTAGTCAACCATATTCATCACGATATCGGTACTCATGTAGCTCACCACATCTTCTTGAATATTCCTCACTACAATTTGCTGAAGGCGACTGAGGCGATTAAACCTGTGATGGGTGAATACTACCGCAAGTCTGAAGAACCTATTTGGAAAGCTTTATGGCGTTCTTGCGTTAGCTGTCATTTTGTACCAGATAATGGCGGTAAAGTTTATTACACATCGAATCATAAATAAGTTTCTCTTCTTGGAAGTTTGAAACTAAACAAAAGTTCGTCTAGCTTTCCTGATGGAAGTCCAGCTACGCGGACTTTTTTTTGACTCATAATACAATTTGCAGCCTTTCAGCTTATTTCCTGTTGAGAACTTAGGTTAACATAACTGTAAAGTTAAATTTATCTGAAAAGTTGTATGACTCTGACTATTCAAGATGTCGAAAGACTACAACAAAAGCTACAAGAAGAACAGCAGGACTATCAAGTAGAACTGCAAGAGGGAAATATCTTAGTTATGGGGCCATCAGATATCGAATCTAGTGAAATTGGGGCTGAATTAATCAGGTTATTAGGTAATTGGATCAAACCCCGTAAACTTGGGCGGATATTCGACTCAAGCGGCGGGTTTATTATGCCGAATACTGATTTACGCGCCCCAGATGTTTCTTTCGTAGCAGCAGCAAGATTAAAACGAACTGTGAGAGATTTTGCTCAGTTAGTACCTGATTTAGTTGTAGAAATTAAATCGAAAACAGATAGAATTTCTAAGTTAGAAGAGAAAGTAAAATTATTTTTAGATTTAGGTGCAAGGATAGGAATATTAATAAACCCAGATGAATTAACTGTAAGTGTATATCGTCCTAATGGTGATGTGAAAGTTTTCACCGATGAGGATAAGTTAACTATTAATGAGTTATTTCCTGGTTGGGAGATTGCGATTTCTGAACTATGGCCACCTGTATTTGAATAATTTTAGTTATGTGTTTTAGAAAAAATAGCGTGGAAGATTGATTACCTCCTGACGTTGCGTTTCATTCAGCAGTCCTTTATTGCCTTTGTATCCTAACTTGAAACCATCTACTCCATTTTTAAAAAAGGCTTTTTTCCATGTACTGATGAAATCACTAAAGACTCCTAATATTGGCATGATTTCTTCATGGTTGTAACCACATAACAGCATTTTGACTGCTGTCGCTCGCTGGATTTTGCGCTTATCCTAACTGTTTTTGATAAACCTTTCTAGCAATTTCATCCACTTGGCTACACTTGTACTTAGTTATAAAATATGCTTTACGCTTCTATGTATTTTCTCATGAATGATTCAAGATTACTATAGTTTGTTTTTATTATTAATTTATCATAACCACTATGGGAGAGCCACAACCTCTTAGGCATCCAGATGCTCACACCCATTCAAAAAGGGACATAAATGTTTTATTTAAAGTACAAAAAGAATATCTGGAAGTATTGTTTCAATAAAACTAATCAAGTTAAATGTTATCCAGGTCACTTTATTTTGTGAATCTTTAAGGAAGTATTGGAGAAAAATATGGCTGATATCAAAGTAAACAATCTTCAACCAATGGCAGAATATGAAGAACTGTCAGATTTGGAATTAGAGTCCGTAGTCGGTGGTATTGGTCCGTTGGCTTTTGCGGTAGGCATAACGTTAGGGGTAGGTGTGTTACCAGTCTCGCCTCTGATTTTATTAGCGGCTACCAGGAAATAAATAGACAATTAAAGCAGACGACAGCTAAAAAATATGGCTCTCCTAGACTAGCTATGTAAAATTAATACTTAACACCAGCTTTAATTATTACATAGCAAGGGATTCAAGGAAATAAAGCGGATTTTTATGAAATCTCTTATTTTGTATTACTAAAATCTTGCTATAGCAACTACTTTAGCCTGGTTTGATTATTAATTTATCATAACCAATCTGCGAGAGCCAAAAACATTTGGACTAGAAAAAGCAATATACCTATCCAAATTAGGATAATCTGTTTTTACAAATATGAAATACTCTAGGCAATGTTATCATTTGTATTTCTTATCAATTACCCCTGAAAAATCGGTCATTTTTACATAAATTTACAAGGTGCACCTGGTGACACGAACCTTCTATTTTCGCCAAATTGGCAAAATAGATAATGAAATAGTAGTGGTAACAACACATCTATATGATGGCAGAAAAATCTTACCATAGGCTATATTTGGGCTTGATTTTTGTTGAAGTCCCGTTAGGTAATTTATAAAGAGAAGTAAGTGTTTTATTGATGTATAG carries:
- a CDS encoding class IIb bacteriocin, lactobin A/cerein 7B family, with the translated sequence MADIKVNNLQPMAEYEELSDLELESVVGGIGPLAFAVGITLGVGVLPVSPLILLAATRK
- a CDS encoding Uma2 family endonuclease is translated as MTLTIQDVERLQQKLQEEQQDYQVELQEGNILVMGPSDIESSEIGAELIRLLGNWIKPRKLGRIFDSSGGFIMPNTDLRAPDVSFVAAARLKRTVRDFAQLVPDLVVEIKSKTDRISKLEEKVKLFLDLGARIGILINPDELTVSVYRPNGDVKVFTDEDKLTINELFPGWEIAISELWPPVFE